The Nitrospirota bacterium genome contains the following window.
CGTTTGTGGACGCGCCGGTAACCGGCAGCAAACTGGCCGCGGAAAAGGGCGAATTGGTCCTGATGGTGGGCGGCGCCGCGGACGTCGTGGCCCGGCTGGCGGCGGTCTTCGCGCCGATGGCCAAGCACGTGGTGCACGTGGGACCGGTGGGCTCGGGGGCGATGATGAAACTCGTGAACAATCTGGCTATCGCCGGTTCCATGGCGGCCCTCTTCGAGGCGTTGACCTTGGGGCGCCGCGCAGGGTTGGCCGACGAGAAGATGCTCGATGTGCTGACCAACAGCGCGTTGGCGTCGCCGCTCCTCACGCTCAAGGGCGAGGCGGTTCGGCGCCGTGATTTCGAACCCCACTTTTCATTCAAACACATGGCCAAGGACATCCGATTGGCGCGCGCCGAAGCGACGGAACGGAATGCCCCGCACGCCGTCGGCGATGTCCTGGACATGCTCTTTTCGGCCGGGCTCGACCAGGGCCTGGGGGAAGAAGATTTTGCGGCGCTGGTGAAGGTGGTGGAAGGTCCGGCCGCGCAGCCGGGGTCGCGGGCCCAATGAGTGACCCAATGGCTGAACGGCTGTTGCACGAGACGCTGGCCGACGGCGTACAGATCCTGCGCTGGCCCCACCGTCACGCGTTGCCGGAGCGCGAGGTGCTGGCGTTCTTCGAGGCGCGCGGCGTGCCGGCGACTCGGTGGACCAACGCGCCGGGCAGCGTCTACCAGGTGCACCACCACCCCTATCGCAAGACGCTCTTCTGCATCGCTGGGACGATCACGTTTTCCCTTCCCGATTCGGACGTGAACGTGCCGCTCGCGCCCGGCGATCGCCTGATCCTTCCGGCCGGCACGCGCCACGGCGCGACCGTCGGCCCGGACGGGGTGACCTGTATCGAGGGAGCCGGGGCGTGACGCGTCTCGCGACCAAGATGGGGCCTGCGGGTTGGGCCGTGGCGGCGTTGGCGCTCGCAGCGATCGGTCTCCCCCTGATCGGGCGCCTGGCGTGGTTGGCGGAACTCAGTTCGCATTTCGTGGCCCAGTACGCGGCGGCCGCGGCGATCCTCGCGCTCGGACTGGCATTGAAGAATCGACCGTGGTTGGCCGCAGTGGCCCTGGCGATTTGTCTGGTGCAACTGGCTCGTCTGGCCCCGCTCTGGACGCACCCCGATCCGCCGACGCTGGCAATCGCGCCGGAGCGGCTCACGATCACGCAGCTCAACGTCAACATCCGTCATCAGGATCCGCGCCGCGTGGTCGAGTGGGTCATCGCGGAGGATCCCGACATCGCGGTGCTGATCGAGGTGAACCGGGCCTGGTCCGCATCGTTGACCGCGTTGCGGGAGCGGTACCCCCATATGTTGGTCGGTATGCCTCCCGACGG
Protein-coding sequences here:
- a CDS encoding cupin domain-containing protein codes for the protein MAERLLHETLADGVQILRWPHRHALPEREVLAFFEARGVPATRWTNAPGSVYQVHHHPYRKTLFCIAGTITFSLPDSDVNVPLAPGDRLILPAGTRHGATVGPDGVTCIEGAGA
- a CDS encoding NAD(P)-dependent oxidoreductase; its protein translation is MLNHVTEASDMRTIAFLGLGIMGSRMAARLLAAGWGVRVWNRTPARVQVLEQKGAVVTRSPSEAASGADVAITMLGDPASVRDVALGAGGLIEALAPGSIYIDMTTVDPATSRGLDCACRARGVAFVDAPVTGSKLAAEKGELVLMVGGAADVVARLAAVFAPMAKHVVHVGPVGSGAMMKLVNNLAIAGSMAALFEALTLGRRAGLADEKMLDVLTNSALASPLLTLKGEAVRRRDFEPHFSFKHMAKDIRLARAEATERNAPHAVGDVLDMLFSAGLDQGLGEEDFAALVKVVEGPAAQPGSRAQ